One genomic segment of Sebastes fasciatus isolate fSebFas1 chromosome 17, fSebFas1.pri, whole genome shotgun sequence includes these proteins:
- the LOC141754847 gene encoding uncharacterized protein LOC141754847, with product MVKLNAKHPTLLMDEILHSIFFLGKLYDPEFKPESIVSDENEISEMLKDHYPRPFNLYSSEVPKRSPFSCVLDMIVHLYGQKNDENEIIKRLQDFISQLEPGKSDGLVSSTICVSQRNSESVRYYGVSMSTSGRDPGRIMVAASCLSSWDSKVADAVMTYKSNKTKRKYFDGTIKLPKHVRCQAFNLSDGEVKSPCSSCGNLFGLKTSKTKWSAYGNCAEAESLSNLLKNDETVREQVRPTSDTCTDENRETVKKSVLTELKSLLGVIFYEP from the exons ATGGTGAAACTGAATGCAAAACACCCTACACTGCTTATGGATGAG ATTCTTCACAGCATCTTCTTTTTGGGAAAGTTATACGATCCAGAATTTAAACCAGAATCTATTGTGAGTGATGAGAACGAGATCAGCGAAATGTTGAAGGACCACTACCCTCGGCCTTTTAACCTCTATTCCTCTGAAGTACCCAAGCGGAGTCCATTCTCATGTGTGCTGGACATG ATTGTCCACCTGTATGGACAAAAGAATGacgaaaatgaaataataaaaaggctGCAAGACTTCATCAGTCAACTGGAGCCTGGTAAATCAGATGGTCTGGTCTCCTCCACCATCTGTGTCTCTCAACGCAACTCAGAATCAGTCAGGTACTACGGGGTCTCCATGTCCACTTCAGGCCGTGATCCCGGGAGAATCATGGTTGCCGCGTCCTGTCTTAGCAGCTGGGACAGTAAGGTGGCTGATGCAGTGATGACCTACAAATCAAATAAGACCAAGAGGAAGTATTTTGATGGAACCATCAAACTTCCAAAGCATGTCAGGTGCCAGGCGTTTAACCTCAGTGACGGAGAAGTAAAGTCTCCTTGCAGTTCCTGTGGGAATTTGTTTGGTTTGAAAACAAGTAAAACTAAATGGTCGGCCTATGGCAACTGTGCCGAAGCTGAAAGTTTGAGCAACTTGCTTAAAAATGATGAAACGGTTAGAGAGCAAGTACGACCAACATCTGACACGTGCACAGATGAGAACAGGGAGACGGTTAAAAAGAGTGTCTTGACAGAACTTAAAAGTTTGCTGGGTGTGATTTTCTACGAGCCATGA